The Trueperaceae bacterium genome segment GGGTTCTAGACGAAGGGCGTGTAGAGACCGAGGTTCTGGAGTCTATAGCTCATGGCTTGTGAGCTGACGTTGAACTTCCTGGCGAGCGAGTCCAGTTCCTCGCTGTGCAGGGCGGTTATCGGTTCTTTCACAAGCTTACTGATGTCGTCTTCTGGGATCAGCAGGGCGGCTGCGAACGCGTTGGCTTGGATCTCCCTGGGGTTGGTACCTTTGGAGGAGCGGTCGTCTCTGAATAGAACCTGGTCCTGGTCGGCCCTGGTGTGCATCATGAGGTGTCCGAGTTCGTGGGCGATCGTGAACCGTTGGCGGGTATCTGGATGCCCTCCGTTGTAGAGGATCGTTGCAGCGCTGTTGCGCACGATGAGTGCACCGGCTAGGTCTTCGGGCGTGCTGGGCGCTTCGATCACATGGACGCCCAGTCTGGCCGCCACGCGCTTGGGGTCAACAGGGAGTGATGGGGAGAACTTATGCGCCATCTCCTCGCCGAAGGCGGATGCCCCTGCCTTCGAGCGCACGATCCTTCGATAAGCCGCATACGTCATCGTTCACCTCCGGCGGTCGCTGCCTCGGCCTCTTGCTCGAGTAGGACATCCAGCCACTCCCCGAGACCCTCCTCGAGTTGCTTGTGCCTCGCTGGGGCTTCTTCGTCGAATGCGTCGGCCACTGGCGGTAGAAGATCGGTCACGTCGCAGGCGAGGGCACGGGCGGTTCGGTAGAGGAAGGAGAGCGTGGCGCCCTGGCGATCGTTCTCGATGTTGACCAGGGTCGAGACGTTGACGCCGATCTTGCGCGCGAACTCCTCTTGGGTCATGGGGGTGTCTGATATCAGATCCCCGTGCCGGACAGCCCGGATGCGTTCTGCGACAAGCCGGTTGAGCGTCGTTGCCAAGATTCGCGCCTCGCCTTGCATGCCGACATATTAGCACAACTTGTAATAATCGCAAGTCC includes the following:
- a CDS encoding ImmA/IrrE family metallo-endopeptidase, coding for MRSKAGASAFGEEMAHKFSPSLPVDPKRVAARLGVHVIEAPSTPEDLAGALIVRNSAATILYNGGHPDTRQRFTIAHELGHLMMHTRADQDQVLFRDDRSSKGTNPREIQANAFAAALLIPEDDISKLVKEPITALHSEELDSLARKFNVSSQAMSYRLQNLGLYTPFV
- a CDS encoding helix-turn-helix transcriptional regulator, whose product is MQGEARILATTLNRLVAERIRAVRHGDLISDTPMTQEEFARKIGVNVSTLVNIENDRQGATLSFLYRTARALACDVTDLLPPVADAFDEEAPARHKQLEEGLGEWLDVLLEQEAEAATAGGER